CTGAGCAGCGCGAACGAGATCGTGAGTCGAGCGGTAGACCCCACTGCGGGCCATCAGAGGCATTGCCAACAGGGTGACCGTTGGATTCGCGGTCACGCTCGAAGCTCCCCGATACCAAGCCGGCTAAGAATGAAATCCGCCTTGCCTTCCCAGCGCACTTCGCCCGGAAGAGTTGTCACAACACGTGCGATTCTTGGGCCAGACTTTGCCTTCTTGCCGAGCCAGTCGATCTGTTCGTCAGCCGACAGCACTGCTACTTCATCCAGACCTCGGCTCGACGCCCCGGTGACTGGGGTACTGAGTACAGGCAACCCGGCGGCACGATACTCGTAAGTCTTGATCACGTCGCCGCCCACCTCGCCTTCGCCAACACGGTGAGGCACCCACCCGATGTCGAACTTCCGCAGCAACGCCGGAACATCGTCATAGTGCACATCGCCGAGCATCGTGATGTTCGGCTGATCGCTCATCGGACGCTTGTACTCCTGGTCAAGGACGGGACCCGCGAATACAAATGACACGTCAGGTAGCGCCTGTGCTGCTGCGACGATGAGCTCGAGGTTCAGGCGCTTACCGATCTTTCCCACGTATCCGACCGTCATCGGCCCGGCGGCGATCGAAGTGTGGTCAAAGCGTTCCGGGTCGCAACCGTTCGGCAGAAATACAACGTCGTCTCGGCCGTAACGTTTGGCGAGTTCGACTGTGCCTTCCGCATTGGCGGTGACGACCGTGGCTTGGTCGAAGAGTTTGCGGTATGCGCGGTCAACCTCTTGGTTGACGCCTTCGAACGCATAATGAATCGTCCAGTCATCAAGGAGATCGAAGCCGACGGCTTGACCGGACTCGACGATCGACGGCCAAGCAGAGGAGAGGGAGAGGAAAGGATTCCATGTCACAACAGGCGCAGACACCGAAGGCAACGCGCGGTGGTACATCGGCAGCGAGTCCACCCACCATCTCTGCCTATCTCTGAGCGACGGCAACTTCCAGACGAAGGATGAGACTGGAGCGGTATTCGCCGCGACTGACGTCGCTCGGTATCGCCTCAAGGGCGCCAATGCACGCGGTTCCGGTCGAGAAACGACACGAACTTCACCGCTCCCAACGAGCTTGCGCCCGAACCACTCGATGAAGTGTCCGTCTCGGGTGCGATAGCCCTCATTTGACAGCTTGTGCTGACCGTGCATGGGGAACGCGATGAGCGCTGTCTTGCGATCCATGACCGTCCTCGTTTCGCTCAACGAACTGCAACCGCTTGACGCGTCACATCCAACGCCTCTGCGTAAGACGCGCACACCCGCTCCCAGGAGTAGATGCTTTCAGCACGCTCCGACCCACGCTCAATCAATCGTTGCCGCTTGGCGGAGTCACTGATGAGATCGATCACGGCTGACGCGATTGCAGCCGGATCCGGCTGCACGAACACGCCTGCGTCCTCCAAGACCTCGCGGTTGTAGACAGTGTCACGGGCCACCACAGGAGCCTTGTTTGCCATAGCTTGCACGAGGGCAGGATTGGTTCCGCCGACGCTGTGGCCGTGGAAATACGCGCCAGCGTTTTGCCAAAGCGCGGCCAGCCGCTTGTCATCGCTCAGGTGTCCAAGCCAACGCACCCGCGGCTCCTGCTCGTCGAGTAGCTTCGCCGCGTCATCGATGGGGCCGCCGTAGCCGGATGAGCCGACGATGACCACGTCATGCTTTCGAGCGATGATCTTAGCGGCCTCGAGAAACTCGGGAACCGTGTTCTCGGGAACGAAGCGAGCAACGATCAAGACGTAATCACCCGGCACCAAGCCGGGATCGAGGTCGCCGGGCGTCATCGCATCGCCGCCGTACGGGATGAAGAATCCATCGCGATTGAAGTCCCGCTTCCACCGGTCACCGATCGCGTGAGCATCGAACACAAGGTTGGACCCGTAGCGCGCCGTGAGTTGCGCCCCTCGTCGGAAGACGGCTTTCCCAAGCCCGCTCCACTTGGCGCGCTCCCACTCAATGCCATCCACGTTCACGAGGCTCGGGATGCCTGCCGCGCGCAGAATCGGCAGCCAGTAGCCATTGGCGACATTCATCACGAGAGCGACATCGGGCCGTCTCCGCGCTGCGTCGAGGCTCGCCGTCAATCCGTAGGTCAGTGTGCTGACGGACTTCATCTCGACTCCGCGCGTGTACCGAACGTTCACTCGCGGGTCCAAGCGGGCATCTTCAGGCTTCGTGGCGCCGCGACGAGAGTAAACGTCAACATCCCACCCCTGATCGACCAGGTATGGGGCCAAGTATCGGACCGCGGTCTCGAAGCCACCGTAGTAGCTCGGATAGCCGCGCGTGCCGATGATTGCCACGGATTTTGTCACTACGGTCTGCTCTCCAACGTCGACTGGAAAGCACCGCGCCATCGAGATGCTGGCACCCACCCTACCTGCGATCTCGTAACACTCTGTTTCAAGGTCGTGACGCGGAGGGGCGAAATGAGGCCTCCTGGGTCTGGCGATAATGGTGATCCGTACTCTTCGTCGCCACCGGTCGCCGGCGAAAATCATCTCTGAAGGCTCGAGGAGTTCTCATGCGTTTGTCTGTTGTTGGTTGTGGGTATTTGGGTGCGGTGCATGCGGCGGCGATGGCTTCGATTGGTCATGAGGTTGTCGGGATTGATGTTGATGCGGTGAAGGTGGCTGCGTTGGCGGAGGGTCGTGCGCCGTTCTTCGAGCCTGGGTTGGGGGAGATCCTGTCGGAGGGGATCGCGTCTGGCCGGTTGTCGTTCACGACCGATATGGCTGCTGCGAAGGGCGCGGCCGTGCATTTCGTGGGGGTGGGGACCCCGCAGCAGAAAGACGGGTACGCCGCCGACCTGACGTATGTGCACGCGGCGGTCGATGCGCTGGTCCCGTTCCTGTCGCCGGGTGATGTGGTCGCGGGCAAATCGACGGTCCCGGTGGGGACCGCGGCGGATTTGACCCCCCGGGTGGCGGCGACGGGTGCGACGTTGGTGTGGAACCCGGAGTTCCTGCGGGAGGGGTGGGCGGTGCAAGACACCATCGACCCGGACCGGCTCGTGGTCGGCGTGCCCGCGGGCGACGAGGGTGCGCGGGCGGCGGACATCCTGCGGGATGTGTATCACCCGGCGGTGGGGAAGGGGACCCCGTTCCTGGTCACCGATCTGGCCACCGCGGAACTGGTCAAAGTCGCCGCCAACGCGTTCCTCGCCACGAAGATCTCGTTCATCAACGCGATGGCCGAGATCGCTGAAGTCACCGGCGCTGATGTCACCCAGCTCGCCGACGCGATCGGCCACGACGCCCGCATCGGCCGCCGGTTCCTGGGCGCCGGGATCGGGTTCGGCGGCGGGTGCCTGCCCAAAGACATCCGTGCGTTCTCCGCCCGCGCCGAAGAACTCGGCCGTGGCGAGTCCGTCGCGTTCCTCCGCGAGATCGACGCGATCAACATGCGCCGCCGCGACCGTGCCGTGGACCTCGTCGTCCAGTCCCTGGGCGGCACCGTCTACGGCAAACGCGTCGCCGTCCTCGGCGCCGCGTTCAAACCCCACTCCGACGACATCCGCGACTCCCCCGCCCTCGATGTCGCCGTCCGCCTCAAAGGCCTCGGCGCCGACGTCATCGTCACCGACCCCGAAGCGATCGACAACTCCCGCCGCATCCACCCGCAACTCGACTACACCCCCCACCGCGACGACGCGATCGCCGACGCGGAAGCAGTCGTGGTCGTCACCGAATGGGACGAATACCGCAAAGACCTCACCCCCCAACACGCCTCCACCCTCACCACCGGTCGCATCATCATCGACGGCCGCAACTGCCTCGACGCCACCGCATGGCGAACCGCCGGCTGGACCTACCACGGCATGGGACGCCCCTAACCCCCGCATCCGCCGCTCGGTCCGCAGATTGCCTTCTGTGTCCCTGCATTTCTCGCATCATCAGCGACGTCAAGGCAGCGCACGAGGGCGGTCTGCAAGTTTCAGCAACGCGGCTCGCTTATGATCTTCGTGACTGCCGCATCGCGGCCGCGGTCTCACGGACTCAGGCGCGAGGAGCAAAGCAATGCCAGCGGGATCACTACGGAAGGCGATAGCCGACTGTCTCGGTATGGACGCGATGGCCAGCGGGCTCGTCGGCTTGCAGGAGTATCGGTCTGCCCTCGTCACGTCGCATCGACCACGGTCGGCGAGCTGGCTCTGGGCGCCGGCGGGCCGCGCAACACCGACCACTGCAGTCGTGTTCGCGACCGAAGGCGGGGTTGCGCTGAGCGGCGCCGACGCGCCGGCACGCGGCATCCTGTTGCACAGCACGCACCGGACCGAGCTGGACTGGACGCCAGGCACGCTGGCGACAGTCGTCTGGCTGGACACCGACTCCGTCGTCGACTCGGCCGTCCCTGCCTCCATCGATGCAGCGCCCTTGGTCGACACCTCGCTCGTGAGCGGATTGAAGGCCTTCGCCGAGTCGCTGACGCGCCGCGCAGAAGTCCGTACGAAAGTCTCCGCGTACCTGGTGGAACGCCTGCTCGTCGAAATGGTCTACGGAGTCCTGCTCGAACGCAAGGAGACGGAAGTGCCTGCGCAGCAAGCGCAGCGCCCCATGAGTCGCGCCAAGATGCTCATGCTCCTCAACCGTGCCGACCCTGAATACGGCAGCGAAGACCTGGCACGCGATCTCCACATGTCACCGCGCCATCTGCAGCGCTTGTTCGCACGAGAAGGTTCCACCCCCGCCGCCGAACTGCGCAACCTCCGCGCCGAGCTGGCGCAGACACTCCTGCGCGACGCGCAGTACGACGCGTTGACGATCGCCGAGATTGCGGGTCACGCGGGGTTTACGAACCCCTCTGCGATGCGCCGCGCGCTGCAGGCGGTCGGCGCGCCGGCGCCCCAGGCGATCAGAGCTCGCTGAGCCTCACCGGCCCCGCGACGTCCATTCCGCGACGGTCTCGGATCGAATGACGACACGAGGCCACCGGCGCTCAGGGGATCTTCGGCAGAGTCATGGGCAGACCCACTCCCACACCCGAAGATCGTTCAAGGAGATCCGATGACTGACCTCGAGTCCCGACCCGAGAGCACGCCCAGCAAGACCTTCAGCCGCCGCAGCGTCATGAAGACCGCTGCGTGGTCGGTGCCGGTCATCGCCGCGACCGCCGCCATGCCGCTTGCTGCGGCGTCGGTTAGCAACGCCAACCTCACGTGGACGGGTATCACCGGCTCGCTGCTGTCGCTGCGGGTGCTCGATTCCGCAACCGTTGTGACGGCTGCGCTGGCCCCGACCCTGCCCACGCAGCTCACCCTCACTAACGGCGCAGGTGCGATCGCTAACCAGTCGGCGAGCGTGTCGATCGTCGTCGACCGGCCGGGGGGTATCAACATCACGGTCGGCAGGGCTCGTGGTTTCGGCGTGTACTCGTTCAACGGAGCGCCGACGCCGGCAGGCTCGCGAACCTCCACCTATCAGATCGTCGGATTCCCGCGGACGACCTACACGACCACGACCACCGTCAACGTGGCGTCGAATGGCACGTTCAGCATTCCTGTTGTGTGGGGTCTCGCGGGAACCAACACCGGCATCAACATTTCGGCCTTGGCGAACTTCCCGGTGACGGCGACGGTCGTCGTGGGCGGACGCACCCTGACCGCGACCAGCACCATCTCGGTTCCGGTCGGCGCCGGTCTTCTGTAGCCGGACACTCCTCTTAATAGGAGCGCGTTTTCACCCTTCTTTCACACGAACCACTCCTCTTAATAGGGGGCGCAAACGAGCCCGCTCGTACCGATCGTCGGATCGGCGCGAGAGGGCTCGTTTGCGTCACCGGCAACGCTGACGTTCCGGCGCCTGTTCGGACGGGAGGTGAGGGGTCGTCACGTGAGGCGACGTCGCCACGAAGGCTGGATAGGGTGGGGCGGTGACCGCCGAACCCGTCGTCCTGTGTCTGGGCGAAGCGGTCGAGCTGGGCCACGCCTGGGTGCAGTCGGTCGCCGAGCGCTCGGGGATCCGCGTGCTGTTCTTGAAGGGCCCCGCCCTGCATCGCCACGGCCTGCGGGAGCACCGCACGTCATCCGACGTGGACGTCCTTGTCGAACCGAGTCGACTGGACGATTTGTCCGCGGCCCTCGTCGCGCGGGAATGGACCCAACGCGAGGGCGATTTCATCACGGAGCGCATCAGTCTGCACTCGCGTGCCTTCCTGCATCAAGAGTGGCCCTGCGACATCGATCTGCACGCGTACTACCCGGGCTTCCTACGCCCCCCTGCCGAGGTGTTCGAGGCGCTTTGGGCACGGCGCACGCGGCTCGAGTTCGCGCATTACGCGTGCGACGTCCCCGACCGTCTCGGCTCGATCCTCGTCTTGGCTCTTCATTCTCTGCGCGGTACGGCTCGTCAGCAGCGGCACGCCGATGAGCTGAACGGCCTGTACCGGGTGTCACTGACGCGCGATGAACGCCTGCAGCTCGGTGCGCTCGCGCTTGCGACGGGAAGCGCCGGCACACTCGAGACCGTCCTGCCTCGACTCGGCGTGGATGTCGACATTCCAGCCGAGGATCTCGCGTCCCGCGAACTGCAGGAGTGGCGCGAACGAGTGCGGTCGGGTTCTCACGGCGCATACTTCTGGATCGTCGCGTTTCGCCGCGCGAACTGGAGGCAGCGCATCGCAGTGACCGGACGCGCGATCTGGCCGACCCGCGCCGATCTCCTGCTGTCCCGGCCGGATGTCGTCGACACGCGGTGGGGTCTGCTGCAGGGACGCGTGCAACGGTGGGGTCGAGGCATCGCCTCCCTGCCCGACGCGCTACGCGCGACCTCTCGGCGTCGCTGACGCCCTAAGCCGATGAAGCGTCGGCACTGATGCGCCGAGCCTGCACCCACTGGTTGTCGAGGAGCTGCTCGAGAAAGGCCATCACGTCATCGGCGATTTCTGCGGGGTTGACGATGCCTGCCGCACCGGCCACCCAACGGACGATCGTCGCCGTGTCGCCGCCGTCGACGAGCGCGAGCCAGATCAGGGCGGCCGAGCCCTCGAGACTCTGCGGGCTCCGCGGGTCGCCGGAGAGTCCCAGCACCACCACGCGGTCGCCGCTCTCGACCCACGCGACGTCCTCTCTAATCGCCCAGTCCACGCCGAAGGTCCGCTCCAGGATGCCGGTGTCGACCATCTCGTCCGCGGCGCTTCTCACCAGCTCGGTGGGGTCCGCCCCCGCCGGCGATCCGTATTCGGCGACGGTCGCCCCGACGAGCGTCTCGAGGGTCGCTTGGTTCGCTGCACGCCAGATCGTTGACGCGACCTCACCGAGCACGCGAACGGTGCCATTCCCCACGTCGCCGACGTGCAGCAGGACCAGCCGGTCAGTGCCTGCGAGAGGGTGCACGTCCACCACGTCGGTCCGCGTGTACCGCACCGCAGCGAGCGCATCGTCCGCGGCAGCGGCGGAAAGCTGTGGGGCCGGCTCGAGGTCCACGGGCGCGGGAGGCACTCCCCCAATTCCCGGCCGCTCCGCGAGGGCCTCGATCGTGTGCACCAGCGTCTCCGCCTCACGGTAGATGACACGCTGGACGCCGCCGACCGACGCGACATGGGCAGCGATCGTTTGCAACGGCGACGGGAGCACGGCGAGATAGCTGGTCTGCTCGACGAGGTCGGTGAGCGCGTCCCCCAGATCGACGGGCTCCACGACCGGCACGTCAGGACCGTCTGGACGACGATCGAGCAGCACGATGGCGCTCAACCGCAGCGGCGCGTCAGGCAGCGCGCGCAATCCCAGCTCGCTCGGCGTCCGCTGCTCTTTGTAGTCACGCCCGTCCGCGATCACCGAGAGGGGTTTGCGGTACGGGTGCACGGTGCCGTCCGAGTCGATCGCCACGGTCTCGTCGCTGACGTAGCCGAAGTGGGCTCCCAGCACCCGCGACGCGGTCGTCTTCCCCCGGCCCGAGGGGCCGATGAGGGCGACCACGCGACCGTCGTCCGTGGCGAGCCCGGCGGCGTGCAGCATCCACATCCGCCCTCGGCTCTGCTCGATGGCGGCGAGGGTCACCCGCTGAGACAGATCGGAGAGCATCGCATCCTGCGCCACGTCGTGCATCGTGCGCACGATCGGTACGTCGTCATTCGGATGCACGTCTGCGGCATCCTCCGCGGCCAGGGCGTCGCGCCACGCATCCGCGACCGCGCACCGATCCTCATCACCGAGCGACGAGGCATCGATCCGCACCAGGCCGCCCAGGGCGGAGACGAGCAGTTCAGCGGCCACGGATCCAGCGTAGATCCCTACCGCGTCGGACCCGCACCGCGCAACTTCTTCAACCAGAAGTTCGATCCTGCTACTGTGGGCATTCGTGGTCATGGGGACTCACGAAGCTTGCGCGGTGCTTGGGGAAGCAGAAGCCAGCGCGGCTCGCACCGCAACGTGAAGCGGTTGTATCCGTTTCGGGTCGATCGCGTTACGGGGCGTCAACTCGACGCTGGGTGCACCTAGATTTGTGACACGGGGGATGGGGACTTGGGGATGGGGACTCCACGCGTCGCGATCATTCTGCGGTACGGGCTGAATCCGACAGCCTGGCGCAAGCGCCACGACGCCGGCGAACTCGTCGATGAGACTCCCTACGCGTACCACCTCGCAGATGCATGGTTCACCACGGCGTGGTCGACCGATCACAACGAGGGAAGGATGTCGCGGATGCTGCGCATGACGGTTCGCCGCGTCATGGGTTTCGATCTCGTGCACGTCTGGCGCAACCGCCGCATCATCCAGGCCGCCGACGCGGTCTGGACCCACACCGAGCGCGAGCACCTCGCGGTCGCCTTCCTCAAGGCCCTGCAGCCGCGCCGCTACCGCGCGGTCACGGTGGCGCAGTCGGTGTGGCTCTGGGACCAGTGGGGTTCGATATCCGGGGTGCGCCGACGACTGTTCGGCAGTCTGCTGCGCCGGCATGAGGTCGAAGTCGTCCTCAGCAGCGACAACCGCGACCTGTCACGGTCGTCGGTACCCGGTCGCACCGTGATCCGCGTGCCGTTCGGAACCCACTTCGCACGCGCGCGGGGGGCAGACACCGCCCTCCCGGTCCCCCCGCGCGTGCTCACCATCGGCAACGACCGTCACCGCGACTGGCCGCTGCTGGTCGAGGTGAGCAAGCGGATGCCCGAGGTCGACTTCGACGTCATCTCGCTCTCCGCTGACGCAAAGTCGCAGCCCTGGCCGGCGAACGTCGTCGTGCGATCGACGACCCAGCTCGACATCCTCGAGAACGCGTATGCCGAGGCCACCGTCGTGGCGATCCCGCTCATCCGCAACCACCACGCGTCCGGCTGCACCGTCGCGATCGAGGCGATCTCAGCCGGCCTGCCCGTCGTCGCCTCCGAGGCCGGCGGCATCGAGGAGTACCTCGAAGGCGGCGCGACCCAGCTGGTCGCCGTCGGCGATGCGGCGGGATTCGAAGCCGCCATCCGCTCCGCCATCGCCGCTCCCCCGCAGGCCGATCCCGGCGTCGCCGAGGCGCGCGGCCTGTCCGAGAGCGACTACGTCACCCGGCTCGCCTCACTCACCCTGTCGCTGCTCGAACGCGCGCCGATCGCGCCGGCCGTCGAGACGTTCGCCCACATCACCGAACCCCCCACCAAGCAGGCAGCGTCGCCCGCGTCGACCGACGAGGCGAACATCCCGGCATGAACACACTCGACATCATGATTCGCGCGCAGCGCATCCGCGACCTGCTCTTCAGCAAGCTCGCGGCACCGGGTTTCGCCGCCTTCGGCGACGGCTCGCGGATCCTGCTGCCCACCCGGCTCTCGGGTGCCCAGCACATCAGCGTCGGCAGGAAGGTCCTCATCGGCGCCGGATCGTGGCTCATCGTGCCCGAGCAGCGCCAGGAGGGTCCGAACATCGTCCTGCACGACCGGGTCCGCATGAACACGACCTCGATCTCTGCGGTCGCCCGCGTCGAGATCGAAGAGGGAGTCGCGATCGCCCGCGGCTGCTACATCTCCGATCACTCGCACAGCTTCGACGACCCGTCGATGCCGATCCGCGACCAGGGCATCGGCCGGGTCGCGCCGGTGCTCATCGAGCGCGGCGCGTGGCTCGGCCAGAACGTGGTCGTGCTGCCGGGCGTGACCATCGGCGCCGGGAGTGTGATCGGCGCGAACAGCGTCGTCCGGGCCGACGTGCCGCCCCGCACCGTCGCCGCCGGTGTGCCGGCACGAGTCCTGCGGGAGCTCGCATGACCATGGCCGACCACTCCCCCCTCGACGAGGTCCGCACGCCTGCGGCATCCGACTACGTCTTCACGTTCTCGTACGAATCGTTCGCCGACGCGCACAAGCGCGGCATGATGCGCCCGCCGGACCGCCTGCTCTCGACGCTGATGACCAGCCCCGAGGTGCGCAAGCTGGTCGTGGCCGACCCGTACCGTTCGCGGGCGACCAACTGGGCGCGCGCGCTGATCGACGTCCGCCACCGCGGCCGCAACACCGCCGACATCCGCCACGTCAGCCCGATGCGCTGGGCGCGCGCAGACCCGACCGATCTCGACGAGGTCGCCGCGGCCTACGCGGGGTACGAGAAGCAGATCCGGGATGCTGCGGCCGCAGCCGGCCTCCAGAAGCCGGCGTTCATCACCGCGAACCCGCTGGTGGCGGGCTTCTCGGATCTGAGCTGGACCAGCGGCGGCCTCTACTACGCGCGCGATGACTGGCTGAGCTCGCCGGCACGCCGCAAGTACTGGCCGGCGTACCGCGAGGCATACCGGCGCATCTCGGAGCGGGGTCACGCTGTCGCGGCGGTCTCGCAGGAGATCATCGACCGCATCGGCCCGACCGGGCCGCATCGCGTGGTGCCCAACGGCATCGAGCCGGACGAGTGGCTGGGCAGCCAGCCCGCCGCTCCCGAATGGTTCGCCCGCATCCCCGGCCCGCGGGCCGTCTATGTCGGAACCCTCGACTCCCGGCTCGACCTGGAGGGACTGCGGGCGCTGGCCACGGCCCGGCCCGACCTGCACATCGTGCTGATCGGGCCCGCACCGGACGCCGGCTACGTCGCGCAGCTGCGCGCGCTGCCCAACGTGCACATCCGGGGCCTCGTCGGTCGCCGCGAAGTCGTCGCGGTGCTGCGCAACGCCGAACTCACCCTGCTCGCGCACCGGCGCACACCGCTGACCGAGGCGATGAGCCCACTGAAGGTGTACGAATACCTGGCCGCGGGCCGACCGGTCCTGGCGACCGACCTGCTGCCCGTCAACGGACTCGGCGAGCGCGTGCTGCTCGCCCCGACCGTCGCGGAGTTCACCGACCTGACCGACGCCGCGCTCGCGCTCGGCGTGCAGGACGAGTCCGAGCGCCGCGCCTTCGTCCTGGCGAACGCCTGGTCGAGCAGGCACCACGAAATTCTGTCTCTGCTGGAGGGGTCCGGCTGAGACGTCCATGCGGCGGGCACCCGAGCTCACCGCGGCACATGACGAACACTGGGGGAAAAGAATATGACTGACGATGGAGACGTACTGCTCGTCTGCTCCGGCGGCGGGCACCTGAGGCAGCTGGCCGGCTTCGCCGAGCGCATGGGCATCGCCCCGGAGCGCCAGGTCTGGGTGACCTTCCGCAACGGGCTGAGCGAGTCGCTGCTCGAGGGTCGGCGGGTCATCTACGCGCCGTTCACCGCCCCGCGCGATCTGCGCAACTTCGCCAAGATGCTGCCGCTGGCCCGCAAGGTGCTGGCTGAGAACACCTTCGTGCAGGCGATCAGCACGGGCTCGAGCCCGGCCGTCGCCTTCCTGCCGCTGGCGGCCAGAAAGGGCATCCCGACGTTCTACATCGAGAGCGCCGCGCGCGCCGACGGACCCTCGATGACGGGCAAGATCATCTCGCGCGTCAAGCGCATCCAGACCTTCTGCCAGTACCCGGCCTGGGCCGATGACCGCTGGCAGTACCGCGGCTCGGTGTTCGACTCCTTCGCGCCCGGCGAGGTGTCGGACCGCACTCCCCGTCGCGCGGTCGTCTCGGTCGGCACGCAGGAGGGCTACCCCTTCACACGCCTGTTCGACAAGGTCGTGCCGCTCCTGGCCGACTTCGACGAGGTGCTGTACCAGACCGGCGACGCCGACGTCTCGCACCTCGGGATCGAGGGCGTGGTGAGCATGCCGCACGACGATCTGAAGGCCGCGATCGCCCGCGCCGACGTCGTGATCACGCATGCCGGCGTCGGCGGGGCGCTCACCGCGCTCAGCCTCGGCAAGCACCCGATCATGATCCCGCGCACCAAGGAGCACGGCGAGCACATCGACGACCATCAGGTGCAGGTCGCGCGCGAGCTCGACCGGCGCGAGCTCGCCACGCTCCGCCAGGTCGATGACCTGACCGCCGAGGACATCGTCTTCGCCAGCCGCCAGAGCGTCCGAACCGTGCAGCCGCCGGCGTTCCACCTGACGCCCGTCATGGAGCGGCATGGGTAGCGACATCGATCGGCGCAGCTTCCTTCGCGGCGGACTCCTGGTCACCACGACCGCGGCTCTCGGAGTCCTCGTCGGGTGCGCGCCTTCGGACGCTCCCTCGTCGGACTCGGCGCCTTCGTCTCCTTCGCCGACCTCGACGCCCTCGGGCGCGGCATCCGCCGATGCCGTGCCGGGAGCATCCGCCCGCCCGACCCTCTCGCCGTCGTTCGGTCCGAACGGCACCCACTTTCCCGACAGCACGCCCTGGCCGGGCGAGTCCGCGGCATCCGACCTCGTCGTCGACTGCTCGTGGGAGGCGATCGGTGCCGCTGTCGGGGGCCTGACCGCCGCGCAGGTCGCTGCGGGGGCCGTGATCCGGGTCTCGCCGGGCACGCTGCCGGGCAACGGCGCGAAGTCCTCGTCGAACCCGGTGCTCGCTGGGCTGGGCGACCCGTCGTGGCAGCGCAACGTGCTGATCTGTCCGGCCGACGGATTCGGCAGTGTCACGGTGGCCGCCGAGGGCATCCGGCTCGACGCCTGCTCGCGCCTGTCGCTGTTCGGCTTCCTCAGCGGGGGCTCGTTCACCCTCACCGAGTGCGCGTCGATGCAGCTGGGCTGGAGCCGGCTCGATGCCCTGAACGTCACCCGCGGGGGCACCGACCTCGAGATGCACGAGCTCGTGCTCGGCTTCCGCTACAACCCGGAGGACACCGTCGGCATCCGCCCCACCGACGCCAACGCGATGACCGGGATCTCGCGCTACGGCTGCGTCTTCGGCCCCTCGGTCAAGCCCGCCGACAGCGACGCGCACTGCG
This portion of the Microbacterium pygmaeum genome encodes:
- a CDS encoding glycosyltransferase, which gives rise to MTMADHSPLDEVRTPAASDYVFTFSYESFADAHKRGMMRPPDRLLSTLMTSPEVRKLVVADPYRSRATNWARALIDVRHRGRNTADIRHVSPMRWARADPTDLDEVAAAYAGYEKQIRDAAAAAGLQKPAFITANPLVAGFSDLSWTSGGLYYARDDWLSSPARRKYWPAYREAYRRISERGHAVAAVSQEIIDRIGPTGPHRVVPNGIEPDEWLGSQPAAPEWFARIPGPRAVYVGTLDSRLDLEGLRALATARPDLHIVLIGPAPDAGYVAQLRALPNVHIRGLVGRREVVAVLRNAELTLLAHRRTPLTEAMSPLKVYEYLAAGRPVLATDLLPVNGLGERVLLAPTVAEFTDLTDAALALGVQDESERRAFVLANAWSSRHHEILSLLEGSG
- a CDS encoding acyltransferase; this translates as MNTLDIMIRAQRIRDLLFSKLAAPGFAAFGDGSRILLPTRLSGAQHISVGRKVLIGAGSWLIVPEQRQEGPNIVLHDRVRMNTTSISAVARVEIEEGVAIARGCYISDHSHSFDDPSMPIRDQGIGRVAPVLIERGAWLGQNVVVLPGVTIGAGSVIGANSVVRADVPPRTVAAGVPARVLRELA
- a CDS encoding glycosyltransferase, encoding MGTPRVAIILRYGLNPTAWRKRHDAGELVDETPYAYHLADAWFTTAWSTDHNEGRMSRMLRMTVRRVMGFDLVHVWRNRRIIQAADAVWTHTEREHLAVAFLKALQPRRYRAVTVAQSVWLWDQWGSISGVRRRLFGSLLRRHEVEVVLSSDNRDLSRSSVPGRTVIRVPFGTHFARARGADTALPVPPRVLTIGNDRHRDWPLLVEVSKRMPEVDFDVISLSADAKSQPWPANVVVRSTTQLDILENAYAEATVVAIPLIRNHHASGCTVAIEAISAGLPVVASEAGGIEEYLEGGATQLVAVGDAAGFEAAIRSAIAAPPQADPGVAEARGLSESDYVTRLASLTLSLLERAPIAPAVETFAHITEPPTKQAASPASTDEANIPA
- a CDS encoding glycosyltransferase translates to MTDDGDVLLVCSGGGHLRQLAGFAERMGIAPERQVWVTFRNGLSESLLEGRRVIYAPFTAPRDLRNFAKMLPLARKVLAENTFVQAISTGSSPAVAFLPLAARKGIPTFYIESAARADGPSMTGKIISRVKRIQTFCQYPAWADDRWQYRGSVFDSFAPGEVSDRTPRRAVVSVGTQEGYPFTRLFDKVVPLLADFDEVLYQTGDADVSHLGIEGVVSMPHDDLKAAIARADVVITHAGVGGALTALSLGKHPIMIPRTKEHGEHIDDHQVQVARELDRRELATLRQVDDLTAEDIVFASRQSVRTVQPPAFHLTPVMERHG